From the genome of Flammeovirgaceae bacterium:
GCCTTTACGTTGGCCTTTGAAAGCAAATTCATTAAGGTGGACTTTCCTACGTTGGTATAGCCTACCCATGACACCCTGACAATGTTGGCCCGTGATTTTCGCTGTGTCTTGCGCTGCTTGTCTATTTTCTCCAGTTCGTCCTTCAGGATGGAGATTTGGTACCGGATATTCCTTCTGTCCGTTTCAATTTCCTTCTCCCCTGCCCCACCACGGGTGCCCGTCCCCCCACGCTGGCGTTCCAGGTGGGTCCACATGCGGGTAAGCCTCGGTAGCAGGTATTGGTTCATGGCAAGCTCCACCTGCGTACGGGCCTGGGCAGTTTGGGCCCTTTGCAGGAAAATTTCCAGGATCAAAAGGCTCCTGTCATACACCTTTACCGTTGACTCCCTGCCTTTAGGGTTCAACTCCCGCTCAATGTTCCTTAGCTGTGAAGGGCTCAGGTCATCATCAAAAACCACATTGCCCACCCCTTTGCCAAAGACAAATTCCTTTATTTCTTCAAATTTTCCTTTTCCCACGAACGTGCGGGGGTCAGGGTGTGGCAGCCGCTGCACAAACCTCCCCAACGAAACGATGCCGGCCGTCCTGGCAAGAAATGCCAGTTCATCGAGGTGCTCTTCGGTGATTTCAGCCAATGCCTTGCCCGTTTCAACGGCCACAAGGACTGCGCTTTTCCCATCTGATCCACTCATAAAATTATTTTTCAATATTTACAGCCCTGGCCAATCCATTAGGGAGGGGCCAACGGTCGGCCGTCAACAAAATTTCCAAAAGTATGGCCCGCGGCAAGTTACTTTTCTTTATTTTTGCAGGATATAGTACATGGAACTTACATTTAGATGGATTTTTGATGCTACTTTTAAACACTTATATGGTTACTTTTAATTTGGTTTCCACATAACCTGTAAATACAACCGCTAAACCTGTCTGTAAACCCGCTGGCTTGGATGAAAGTTGCAATCGTCTTAAACACTTCATGGAACATCTACAATTTTCGGCTGAATTTTGTTAAAAAACTCATCGCCAATGGGCATGAGGTGCATACCATAGCCCCAATCGACAAATATACGCATCACCTGGTGGAAGCGGGGTGCATCCACCATAAAGTAAGGATGGACAGCAGGGGCGCAAACCCCATCAAGGATTTTGCCCTGATCATTGAATTATGGTCGATTTATAGAAAAATAAGGCCTGGCGTTGTCCTTCACTACACCGTGAAGCCCAACGTATATGGCACCATTGCGGCCACTTTGCTAAAAATCCCGGCCGTCAATAATGTGTGTGGGCTGGGCACGGTGTTCCTGAAAAAAAACCTGGTTTCCGCCATTGCCATCCAGCTTTACAAATGGACGTTCCGGTTTCCCAGGAAAGTGTTCTTTCAAAACCACGATGACCTGAACCTGTTTGTAGGGCAAAAACTGGTGCGCCCGGAAACGGTGGACCTGATACCAGGGTCGGGGGTGGATCTGGAAAAATTCCAGCCCATGGCCTTCCAAAGGAATGAATCCTTCACGTTTTTGCTCATCTCCCGGTTGATTACCGACAAAGGGGTGCTGGAGTACATTGAGGCCATCAAAAAATTAAAGTCAAATGGGGTAAATGCCCGTTTTCAAATTTTAGGTGCCAAAGACCCCTACCACAAGCGTGGCATAAAGGAAAAAACCATCGAGCAATGGATAGCGGAAGGCACGGTTGAATACCTGGGCACTACCGATGACGTAAGGCAATTTATCGAAAAAGCCGACTGCATTGTATTGCCATCCTACCGGGAAGGGGCGCCACGCACCTTGCTGGAGGCCGCAAGTTCGGCCAAGCCCATGATTGCCACCGATGTGCCCGGGTGCCACCATGTAGTGGTCGACCAGGTAAACGGGCTGCTGTGCAAACTAAAGGATGCAGACGACCTCGCCCAAAAGATGGTGGACATGGCCGGCTACAGCAACGACAGGCTGGAAAAATTCGGGGCAAACGGCCGGGCCAAAATGGAGGCGGAGTACAACGAAAACGTGGTGATCGACAAATACCTTCAAGCTATCCGGTCCCTCCAAAAAGCGTCTTAATTGCGTACTTTTGGGGCATGGAAATAAAAACCACCCATATTAAAGGGTTGCTTGAAATCACGCCAAAAGTTTTTCCGGACAACCGCGGATGGTTTATGGAACTCTACAAAGACTCCCTGCTGCCCGATACGGTGCCAATCGCAAAGTTTGTTCAGGAGAACCTTTCTTTCTCCAAAAAAGGGGTAATACGGGGGCTGCACCTTCAACTTGAGCCATATGCCCAGGCCAAATTGGTGGCCGTGGTGCATGGAAAAATACTTGATGTGGTCGTGGACCTGAGAAAAGGGTCGGGCACCTTTGGTGCTGTTTTCAAGAGTGTACTGGGAGGGGAAAACCGAAAGATGTTGTTCGTGCCCCAAGGATTTGCCCACGGCTTCTCTGCCCTCGAGGATTCTTATTTTTATTATAAATGCACCAACACCTACAGCCCCGGGCATGAATCCGGTATCCGGTGGAACGACCCGCAATTGAATATTGATTGGCAGGTTTCTGACCCCATCATTTCAACAAAGGACCAGGGCCTGCCAAGCATGGAAGATTTATTGATAAAATCAGTAATTTCACCGGAATAACCCCATTTCTCGTGGCTTCTATGGTTAATAAATTAATGATAATGGGCATGGCAGGGCTTGCGTTGGCATGTGGTTCCTACAAACAAAACCTTATGTTCAACGTACCGGAGGGCTTTCAGCCTAAGGAAATTGTGGCCGGTACAGCCCAGGATTACCGCATTCAAAAAAACGACCTGCTCACCATTGAAATTTTTTCCAATAACGGGGAACGCATCATTGACCCCAACCCGGAACTTACCGACACAAAGGTGATTGGGGAAAAAAGCAAGTTTACCTACCTGGTCGCCATGAACGGTTATGTTAAATTGCCGATGGTAAACGAAATCAAACTGGAGGGGCTAACGCTGAGGGAGGCGGAAATAGCCTTACAGAAGGAATATGAAAAGTTTTTTAAATTCCCTTATGTGGCCATGGGGTTTGTCAACAAAAGGGCCGTGCTGCTGGGGGCCACCGGTGGCCAGGTAATCCCACTGAACGACCAGAACATACGGCTAACGGAAGTATTGGCCCTGGGCAAGGGGCTGGACAACAATGCCAAAGCGCACAACATCCGGGTCTTACGGGACGGTGACGTTTTCGTTATTGACCTCAGTACGATTGAGGGGTACAAGGCGGGCAATATGCTGATCCAACCGGGCGACATCATTTATGTGGAGCCGGTAAGAAGGCCATTCAGCGAAGCATTGCGCGAAAACGGAAGCATCCTTAGCATAGTGGTAAGCCTTGCCTCTTTGATCGTGATCATTCTTAAAGTAAGGTAAGTGGACAAACTGGGACCAACAGGGACAACGAGCGGGATTGAGGGCATAGACCTGAACAAATTGAAGGTCGTGGTACGCAA
Proteins encoded in this window:
- a CDS encoding polysaccharide biosynthesis/export family protein; translation: MVNKLMIMGMAGLALACGSYKQNLMFNVPEGFQPKEIVAGTAQDYRIQKNDLLTIEIFSNNGERIIDPNPELTDTKVIGEKSKFTYLVAMNGYVKLPMVNEIKLEGLTLREAEIALQKEYEKFFKFPYVAMGFVNKRAVLLGATGGQVIPLNDQNIRLTEVLALGKGLDNNAKAHNIRVLRDGDVFVIDLSTIEGYKAGNMLIQPGDIIYVEPVRRPFSEALRENGSILSIVVSLASLIVIILKVR
- the hflX gene encoding GTPase HflX — its product is MSGSDGKSAVLVAVETGKALAEITEEHLDELAFLARTAGIVSLGRFVQRLPHPDPRTFVGKGKFEEIKEFVFGKGVGNVVFDDDLSPSQLRNIERELNPKGRESTVKVYDRSLLILEIFLQRAQTAQARTQVELAMNQYLLPRLTRMWTHLERQRGGTGTRGGAGEKEIETDRRNIRYQISILKDELEKIDKQRKTQRKSRANIVRVSWVGYTNVGKSTLMNLLSKANVKAENKLFATVDATVRKVVIGNVPFLLSDTVGFIRKLPHHLIESFKSTLDEVRESDILLHVVDVAHPFHHNHIEVVSNTLAEIGAGNIPTILVLNKVDLLKEGKPGEMKQFYQEHGFENIVFVSAFTKENLEGLRRAIFEAVKKRHLAIYPNYVNGNFFEYQDTDYPVES
- the rfbC gene encoding dTDP-4-dehydrorhamnose 3,5-epimerase encodes the protein MEIKTTHIKGLLEITPKVFPDNRGWFMELYKDSLLPDTVPIAKFVQENLSFSKKGVIRGLHLQLEPYAQAKLVAVVHGKILDVVVDLRKGSGTFGAVFKSVLGGENRKMLFVPQGFAHGFSALEDSYFYYKCTNTYSPGHESGIRWNDPQLNIDWQVSDPIISTKDQGLPSMEDLLIKSVISPE
- a CDS encoding glycosyltransferase family 4 protein encodes the protein MKVAIVLNTSWNIYNFRLNFVKKLIANGHEVHTIAPIDKYTHHLVEAGCIHHKVRMDSRGANPIKDFALIIELWSIYRKIRPGVVLHYTVKPNVYGTIAATLLKIPAVNNVCGLGTVFLKKNLVSAIAIQLYKWTFRFPRKVFFQNHDDLNLFVGQKLVRPETVDLIPGSGVDLEKFQPMAFQRNESFTFLLISRLITDKGVLEYIEAIKKLKSNGVNARFQILGAKDPYHKRGIKEKTIEQWIAEGTVEYLGTTDDVRQFIEKADCIVLPSYREGAPRTLLEAASSAKPMIATDVPGCHHVVVDQVNGLLCKLKDADDLAQKMVDMAGYSNDRLEKFGANGRAKMEAEYNENVVIDKYLQAIRSLQKAS